In Cryptococcus deuterogattii R265 chromosome 4, complete sequence, a genomic segment contains:
- a CDS encoding nuclear cap-binding protein subunit 1, which produces MNGFGQMPMMSLAFPASPGFGAPGSNYGGRGRGRGRDERRGGGRGRGGHGGGRAPAPETSDNRLRKMVIKLGDDEDFDPIDDPPRLARVLKRGWREGTVGLLEGFRVSVTQQPHKHGYYVGLLVALSRQSEPEPVKKEGEEPTDGGSKDGDAEMKDEKPKAVEEPAYGKEIMDDLNRAFRGWVEQREWQNVRLCLQFFSLLVTARIVAADSLLTVYDDLLNVLDEVGGGGDRSERAVRAVGEGLIRAAHTLAETNVSEVEALISRIEGYIIGRRNEPKVLQDPLSPILPAGEEHPTYSDNLDNLLAALRAFQASNWEPSAVLPAYLREIVPTPGPTAPIPYELQEVAMPPELYEVESDELDVGEGQIGTFTLFPDEVVPSPSTLDGWYLRSLVLDIINLYEVNRKECSRILLELRKFLPRDTFKPIVPPSEDVSPPPSTWSLESLVVSTLLGAMLTLPKSHHKLIYYGSVITELCKASPNTVAPPVGRSMRKIFSLLGTGGLDVEIVRRVAEWFSVHLSNFGFQWMWKEWIPELELQSSHPRRAFMRRVIELEVRLSYYDRILETLPEPMTAEAAGVISSEVPDPFWAYEKDDHPLHAEAAALLSQIRQKLPSTEIIKHITEMPNASSGPGEPLYPAVRQMVFETISHLGSRSFSHFLNATERYSDVLRFLTPDFASRRILLDAVKSYWRRSSEMRLVTLDKYLQYGILEGIDIVEWIFADDEAEGEEGDGWTDGDKWEVLSMCLEKHLGRVKAISRRLKVIEREDEAARARKAGEQLERGEDVNVDDDTNEDPRPETSKEARDAQTSLDIQSTRLEKVLLATFKHFIFALLPWTAEREEGISTSNEGLKGVLTLLDSNEEGLWGVRAKWGWYREFVRRYQAQLMPFSDLINTTVISKMSRSEEEGSAEARAEKMVKSVWEVIYL; this is translated from the exons ATGAACGGCTTCGGACAGATGCCGATGATGTCCTTGGCGTTCCCTGCAAGCCCAGGGTTTGGTGCCCCAGGAAGCAACTATGGTGGACGaggtagaggaagaggacgag ACGAGCGTAGGGGCGGTGGACGTGGTCGAGGAGGACatggtggtggaagagCTCCAGCACCCGAGACCTCTGACAACcgattgaggaagatggtgatTAAGCTGGGGGATGACGAA GACTTTGACCCTATCGACGACCCTCCTAGGCTCGCCCGTGTTCTCAAGCGTGGATGGCGTGAAGGCACTGTCGGTCTCCTGGAAGGTTTCCGGGTCAGTGTAACACAGCAGCCTCACAAGCACGGTTATTATGTTGGGCTTTTGGTTGCGCTTTCCCGCCAGTCGGAACCCGAACCTGTCAAaaaggagggtgaggagCCTACCGATGGTGGAAGCAAGGATGGGGATGCtgagatgaaggatgagaagccCAAGGCAGTTGAGGAGCCAGCATATGGCAAAGAAATTATGGACGATTTGAACAGGGCATTCCGAGGCTGGGTCGAACAGAGAGAATGGCAGAATGTCCGATTATGC CTTCaatttttttctcttcttgttaCTGCAAGGATTGTCGCAGCAGATTCGCTGTTGACAGTTTACGACGATCTGCTCAACGTCCTTGACGAAGTTGGTGGGGGCGGTGACAGATCAGAGAGAGCTGTGCGAGCGGTTGGAGAGGGTCTTATTCGT GCTGCGCATACTTTGGCTGAGACCAATGTTAGTGAAGTTGAGGCACTCATCAGCAGGATTGAAGGGTACATTATCGGTCGACGTAATGAGCCAAAGGTCCTCCAAGACCCCTTGTCACCGATCCTTCCTGCCGGGGAGGAGCACCCCACTTACAGCGAT AACCTCGATAACTTGTTGGCAGCTCTTCGGGCTTTCCAGGCCTCAAACTGGGAACCATCTGCTGTTTTACCTGCTTACTTGAGAGAGATTGTCCCTACACCTGGTCCAACAGCCCCTATTCCTTACGAGCTTCAAGAAGTTGCCATGCCTCCCGAGCTGTATGAAGTCGAGAGTGATGAACTGGATGTTGGCGAGGGGCAAATTGGAACTTTCACGTTATTCCCTGACGAG GTTgttccttctccaagcaCTCTCGACGGATGGTATCTTCGCAGCCTTGTCCtcgacatcatcaatctTTACGAGGTCAACCGTAAAGAATGCTCTCGTATCCTTTTGGAACTCCGCAAGTTCCTCCCTCGAGACACATTCAAGCCAATTGTTCCTCCCTCCGAAGATGtttcccctcccccttctACTTGGTCACTTGAGTCTCTTGTCGTCTCTACTCTTTTGGGTGCTATGCTTACTCTTCCAAAATCTCATCATAAACTTATCTATTACGGATCTGTAATTACCGAATTGTGCAAAGCCAGTCCTAATACTGTGGCACCTCCTGTCGGTCGCTCCATGAGAAAAATTTTCAGTCTTCTCGGCACTGGGGGGCTGGATGTTGAGATCGTCAGGAGGGTGGCTGAGTGGTTTTCTGTTCACTTGAGCAACTTTGGTTTCCAATGGATGTGGAAGGAATG GATTcctgagcttgagcttcaaTCATCTCACCCCCGTAGAGCCTTCATGCGTCGAGTCATTGAGCTTGAAGTCAGACTGTCATACTACGACCGTATCTTGGAAACTCTTCCCGAACCTATGACTGCGGAAGCTGCTGGCGTGATCTCTTCCGAGGTCCCCGATCCTTTCTGGGCTTATGAGAAAGATG ACCACCCCCTTCATGCCGAAGCTgctgcccttctttcacagATCAGACAGAAACTACCTAGCACTGAAATTATCAAGCACATCACTGAGATGCCCAATGCTTCTTCGGGTCCCGGTGAACCTCTCTATCCCGCTGTTCGTCAAATGGTTTTTGAGACTATCTCACATCTCGGTTCTCGATCTTTTTCACATTTCCTCAATGCCACTGAACGATACAGTGACGTCCTCCGGTTCCTCACTCCCGACTTTGCCTCTCGCCGAATCCTCCTCGATGCGGTGAAGTCCTATTGGCGTCGATCCAGCGAGATGCGACTCGTGACTTTAGACAAGTATCTCCAGTACGGCATTCTTGAGGGCATCGACATTGTCGAGTGGATTTTTGCCGATGACGAGGctgagggcgaggagggtgaTGGGTGGACCGATGGCGACAAGTGGGAGGTGCTGTCAATGTGCTTGGAAAAACATCTTGGGCGTGTCAAGGCCATCTCAAGGCGATTGAAAGTCAtcgagagagaggatgaggctgCTAGGGCTAGAAAAGCTGGTGAACAATTAGAGCGAGGTGAAGACGTTAATGTCGACGATGACACCAATGAGG ATCCTCGCCCCGAGACTTCCAAGGAAGCTCGTGATGCCCAAACGTCCCTCGACATTCAGTCGACTCGTCTTGAAAAAGTCCTCTTGGCCACTTTCAAGCACTTCatctttgcccttcttccctggACTGccgagagggaagaaggtatCAGCACTTCCAATGAGGGCCTTAAGGGTGTTCTCACCTTGTTGGATAGTAATGAAGAGGGTCTTTGGGGAGTTAGGGCGAAGTGGGGTTGGTATAGAGAGTTTGTCAGGAGG TATCAAGCGCAGCTCATGCCCTTTTCCGACCTTATCAACACCACTGTCATCTCTAAGATGTCCAggtcagaagaggaaggttcTGCAGAAGCCAgagcggagaagatggtcaaGTCGGTTTGGGAGGTCATTTACTTGTAA
- a CDS encoding RNA polymerase-associated protein CTR9, producing the protein MSNAARVILLVGKGGVQTDVDLDSLAQDEVADIIPVMLADYESECRDWTLIASEHWREGRWNRVMNLLERAVSFFNGERGRRRDFSSLVNIHSMLAHLHLHLARSAPKVILQNTKYDKLDQSTRTKDYHHREAAASLNAATEALRACGGSQEDEPVSLTMGKVIHYLATGQPGLAHPLVERLLQRQPNNLIALTAQARLQFARRSHLQALQTYQKLLALAPEMSPDPRIGLGLCFWQLGDRAKARTAWERALEREPGSWVCLLLLGLASLNDARQPSVPRTERLKLETEGVGFVQKSFKLNNKSSASALALASVSGQGGQSQLPLASKLAERAIQYADNKRHAVLANSERGRLGFMAGDLADAGTYIAAIKKEDPNAVNIIAELTLGQMAIKSGSLREALNYIEQTAKRLDGQGPLEYTVLHACLLAYPHPGMSHDEVVRNRTLARNMLNEVHNLVGAAETEADWAKLRGVGSDSDVFVDLAKLWQGENVEKAIGAYQTALSIITDNDLESAQEPGLDSPNFTALRLSDNLAALYHLEGNVETAERMYQEALQKVAIQEGKEAEILKTVLAYNLGRAYEEGGDHAKAAQWYRDVLRQHPEHVESKVRLALIATSAGRHFDAHTLLKECLQSDENNLILRSVYTNFLITIGSYREAFAFTTQTLRIDKSDAWTFCALGWLHFTLGREGKSPQELAERPKQYLRSAEAYERALIIDPKCAMAAQGLAIALVEDSLALQGTNYGADEGKVRARLAGQTLGIFGRIKDSLAEGAVNVNLGHCYFVRGEEEKAIESYMTASNAFGGKDVNVLLYLARAWYALANRESNFSAMNKALDYCQEGMHIHPADRAILYNIAMIQQKAAEMLFSLESSKRTLEELTIALKQAQQAVDTFRSLADDKSGPLPYDAELADQRARYGEGLLRRAAGEMSKQEAYQGETLARVEEARRLRAEEQARIRAAEEARQAELRIKAEEIAEQRRKAREEAMAWQEELAARQAEEEAKRAANMEKRKRRKEGIADSGEDGEGEGRKREKKQRKKKTKEGKKSKKARSKSEVGTSDEEEEARETDEEEDEETSRVRKAKSTLAMLKAKRKAKRTDPDADEEEDEDEVNQGQAKRGKQFKSKAYISDSDNENDEEHRSPSRPGSEEPIQQEDDQRERSELHSPTKTQNDEDSGMDVDQNGNDEDEDE; encoded by the exons ATGTCCAATGCAGCAAGGGttatcctcctcgtcggcAAAGG CGGTGTGCAGACCGATGTCGATCTCGACTCTCTCGCGCAAGATGAAGTGGCCGATATCATCCCAGTCATGCTTGCTGACTATGAGTCAGAATGTCGTGACTGGACGTTGATTGCTAGTGAGCattggagagaaggacgCTGGAACAGGGTTATGAATCTGCTGGAAAGAGCCGTTTCAT TCTTCAACggagaaaggggaaggcgaagggatttttcctctcttgtCAACATTCACTCAATGCTCGCtcaccttcatctgcaTCTCGCCCGAAGTGCGCCAAAAGTCATCCTTCAAAACACGA AATATGACAAATTGGATCAGTCAACGAGGACAAAAGATTACCACCATCGTGAAGCTGCCGCGAGTCTGAACGCCGCTACTGAAGCGTTGAGGGCCTGTGGAGGGagtcaagaagatgaaccTGTTAGCTTGACTATGGGGAAAG TCATCCACTACCTTGCAACTGGGCAACCTGGATTGGCCCACCCCCTTGTCGAAAGACTTCTTCAGCGTCAACCCAACAACCTCATCGCCCTCACCGCTCAAGCCCGTCTTCAATTCGCCCGACGATCACACCTGCAAGCTCTTCAAACATACCAAAaacttcttgctcttgctccCGAAATGTCTCCTGACCCCAGAATCGGTCTCGGTTTATGTTTTTGGCAACTTGGGGATCGCGCCAAAGCAAGAACGGCGTGGGAGCGTGCTCTCGAGCGTGAGCCTGGATCTTGGGTATGCTTGTTGCTCCTCGGTTTGGCCTCTCTCAACGATGCTCGTCAACCCTCTGTACCTCGCACAGAACGACTGAAACTCGAAACTGAAGGTGTAGGCTTTGTCCAGAAATCGTTTAAACTCAATAACAAGTCATCTGCATCCGCGCTTGCGCTCGCGAGTGTATCTGGCCAGGGTGGGCAAAGCCAGCTCCCTCTTGCGAGTAAACTTGCCGAACGTGCGATCCAGTATGCCGATAACAAGCGTCATGCTGTTCTTGCCAACTCTGAACGAGGAAGATTAGGTTTCATGGCTGGCGATCTCGCCGACGCTGGAACGTATATTGCGGCcatcaaaaaagaagatccCAACGCTGTCAACATCATTGCCGAGCTGACTCTTGGCCAGATGGCTATCAAAAGTGGCAGTTTGCGAGAAGCTCTTAATTACATTGAACAAACAGCCAAGAGGTTGGACGGCCAAGGTCCCCTTGAGTATACCGTGCTGCATGCTTGTCTGCTTGCTTACCCTCATCCGGGTATGTCCCACGACGAGGTTGTCCGCAATAGGACTCTGGCCCGAAACATGCTAAACGAGGTACACAACTTGGTGGGCGCTGCCGAGACAGAAGCTGACTGGGCAAAGTTGAGAGGTGTCGGTTCCGACTCTGATGTCTTTGTGGATCTCGCAAAGTTGTGGCAGGGAGAGAATGTAGAAAAGGCTATCGGAGCCTACCAAACTGCGTTATCCATTATCACCGATAACGACCTCGAGTCTGCTCAGGAGCCCGGTCTTGATTCTCCCAATTTTACGGCACTCCGCCTGTCCGATAATCTCGCCGCACTTTACCATCTTGAAGGCAATGTCGAAACTGCTGAGAGGATGTATCAAGAGGCTCTACAGAAAGTTGCCATccaagaaggcaaggaagcgGAGATCCTCAAAACTGTGTTGGCGTACAATCTTGGTAGGGCGTacgaggaaggaggcgaCCACGCTAAAGCTGCTCAATGGTACCGTGACGTTTTGCGTCAACATCCCGAACACGTTGAGTCCAAGGTCCGCTTAGCTCTTATCGCCACCTCCGCCGGCCGACACTTTGACGCTCATACTCTACTGAAAGAGTGTCTCCAATCTGACGAGaacaatctcatcctccgtTCGGTCTACACCAACTTCCTCATTACTATTGGTTCTTACCGAGAGGCCTTTGCGTTCACGACGCAAACCCTCAGAATCGATAAGTCTGATGCATGGACGTTTTGTGCTCTCGGCTGGTTGCATTTCACCCTCggtcgagaaggaaaaagccCCCAGGAGCTCGCTGAGCGTCCAAAGCAATACCTCCGTTCTGCTGAAGCTTATGAGCGAGCACTCATTATCGATCCCAAATGTGCCATGGCTGCGCAAGGTTTGGCTATCGCCCTGGTAGAGGATAGTCTTGCGTTACAAGGTACAAACTATGGTGCGGATGAGGGTAAGGTCCGAGCGAGATTGGCGGGTCAGACGTTGGGTATCTTTGGAAGGATCAAGGATTCATTGGCGGAAGGTGCGGTTAATGTTAATCTTGGTCATTGCTATTTCGTTcgaggcgaagaagaaaaggctaTTGAATCG TACATGACCGCTTCCAACGCGTTTGGGGGAAAGGATGTGAATGTTTTGTTATATCTTGCTAGGGCTTGGTACGCACTTGCCAATCGAGAAAGTAATTTCTCAGCTATGAACAAGGCCTTAGATTATTGTCAAGAG GGCATGCATATCCACCCCGCCGATCGTGCCATTCTTTACAACATTGCCATGATCCAGCAAAAAGCCGCTGAAATGCTTTTCTCCCTCGAGTCTTCCAAGCGTACCCTAGAGGAACTTACCATCGCCCTCAAACAAGCTCAGCAAGCCGTGGACACTTTCCGCTCCCTTGCAGACGACAAGTCTGGACCTTTACCATATGACGCCGAGCTCGCAGACCAGCGTGCGAGATATGGCGAAGGTCTGCTTAGAAGGGCGGCGGGTGAAATGTCTAAGCAAGAGGCCTATCAAGGCGAGACACTTGCACGGGTAGAAGAGGCGAGGAGGTTACGGGCTGAGGAACAAGCGAGGATCCGggcggcggaggaggcTCGTCAAGCAGAGTTAAGGATCAAAGCTGAGGAAATTGCTGAACAACGACGTAAAgccagagaagaagcgatgGCGTGGCAGGAAGAGTTAGCAGCCAGGcaggcagaggaggaagccAAACGAGCGGCTAacatggagaaaaggaaaaggaggaaggagggtatTGCCGACAGtggtgaggatggtgaaggcgaaggccgaaagagggagaagaaacagagaaagaagaagactaaggaagggaagaagagtaagaAGGCAAGGAGCAAGAGTGAGGTTGGTACgagcgatgaagaagaggaagcgagGGAGacggacgaggaggaggatgaagagactAGCCGGGTTAGGAAAGCTAAGTCTACATTGGCTATGCTCAaggcaaagaggaaggccaAGAGGACGGACCctgatgctgatgaggaggaggatgaagatgaagttaACCAAGGACAAgcaaaaagaggaaaacaATT TAAATCCAAGGCATACATCTCTGATTCTGACAACGAGAATGACGAAGAACACCGTTCACCATCGAGACCCGGAAGTGAGGAACCTATCCAGCAAGAGGATGATCAGAGAGAACGATCAGAACTCCACAGTCCTACAAAGACCcaaaatgatgaggacTCTGGGATGGATGTGGATCAGAATGggaatgatgaggatgaggacgaataa
- a CDS encoding threonine-tRNA ligase — MSAEAHPVSSTSKPAPPAEGIDPITPAAHEGKKKEKKEKKEKKGGASGPLELSPPPEFFAERLKIYDEWKTKYDKFVAEQPREAITITFPDGKTVQGTSWETTPLQLAKDISPSLADRVIIAKVNNQQLWDLTRPLEASCSLALLDFDSPDNNYEARQVFWHSSAHVLGEACERRYEGCCLGYGPPLEEGGFFYDMGLANGRTISQDDYKPIEDVCKAAVKEKQPFERLELPKEVLLQMFKYNKYKQHYIQDKVPDGTSSTVYRCGPLIDLCLGPHVPHTGRIKSLAVTKNSSSYFLGDAKNDTFQRVYGMSFPDNAQMKEYKKYLEEAAKRDHRKIGKDQELFVFNDLSPGSAFFLPMGMRIYNTLMTFIKEEYFKRGFSEVGSPNIFNANLWKTSGHWQNYAEDMFQLKVDEDQFALKPMNCPGHCLIFDARERSYKELPLRFAEFGVLHRNEASGALSGLTRVRRFVQDDAHIFCTPDQVEAELYSAFDFLDAVYKPFGFTYKVGLSTRNPKKWMGELELWNKAENTLREVLEQKVPGNWHVNEEDAAFYGPKLDFQLTDALKRNWQCGTIQLDFNLPERFNLKYHSAEQNPDGTQFARPVMIHRAILGSLERFIAIITESTGGKWPLWLSPRQVVVIPVAKPFTEYAQKVAKTFQEAGLYAEVDLTDNTLNKKIRNAQTAQWNFIMVVGQDELDAQAVNIRNRDDEVQGREETVVLSRAVEQIVKLKESKAAVSKFE, encoded by the exons ATGTCCGCCGAAGCTCATCCCgtttcttccacctcaaaACCCGCTCCTCCCGCTGAGGGTATCGATCCCATCACTCCTGCTGCTCatgaaggcaagaagaaggaaaagaaggagaagaaggagaagaagggcggcGCTTCCGGTCCTTTGGAACTCAGCCCTCCACCCGAGTTTTTCGCTGAGCGGCTCAAAATCTATGACGAGTGGAAGACAAAGTACGACAAGTTCGTTGCTG AACAACCTCGTGAagccatcaccatcaccttccCCGACGGGAAGACGGTGCAGGGCACATCATGGGAAACCACCCCTCTTCAGCTTGCCAAGGAcatttctccttctctggcCGACCGAGTGATTATCGCCAAGGTCAACAACCAGCAATTATGGGACTTGACTCGTCCTCTTGAAGCTTCTTGCTCCCTGGCCTTGCTCGATTTTGACTCTCCTGACAACAATTACGAAGCCAGGCAAGTCTTCTGGCATTCTTCTGCTCACGTTCTCGGCGAAGCTTGTGAGAGACGATACGAAGGCTGCTGTCTCGGTTACGGTCCACCTCTTGAGGAAGGTGGTTTCTTCTACGACATGGGTCTTGCCAATGGCCGCACGATTTCTCAAGATGATTACAAGCCTATCGAAGACGTCTGCAAGGCTGCtgtcaaggagaagcaaCCCTTTGAGAGACTTGAGTTACCCAAGGAGGTGTTGCTCCAGATGTTCAAGTACAACAAGTATAAGCAACACTATATCCAGGACAAGGTCCCTGATGGGACCTCTTCTACTGTCTACCGATGTGGCCCGCTGATCGACTTGTGTCTTGGTCCTCACGTTCCTCATACTGGCCGTATTAAGTCTTTGGCCGTCACCAAG aactcttcttcttacttCCTTGGTGATGCAAAGAACGACACTTTTCAGCGAGTCTACGGCATGTCTTTCCCCGACAATGCCCAAATGAAAGAATACAAGAAGTATCTTGAGGAAGCCGCTAAGCGAGACCACCGGAAGATCGGTAAGGACCAAGAGTTGTTTGTCTTTAACGACCTTTCTCCCGGAAGTgcgttcttcttgcccatgGGTATGAGAATCTACAACACCTTGATGACATTTATCAAGGAAGAATATTTCAAGCGCGGTTTCTCCGAAGTCGGATCTCCCAATATCTTCAACGCCAACCTTTGGAAGACTTCTGGTCACTGGCAAAACTATGCCGAAGACATGTTCCAACTCAAGGTCGACGAAGACCAGTTCGCTCTCAAGCCTATGAACTGTCCCGGTCATTGTCTGATCTTCGACGCGAGGGAAAGGAGTTATAAGGAGTTACCCTTGAGGTTTGCCGAATTTGGTGTGTTGCACCGAAATGAAGCGAGCGGTGCTCTTTCTGGTTTGACTCGTGTCAGGCGATTTGTCCAGGATGACG CCCACATCTTCTGTACCCCCGATCAAGTCGAAGCCGAGCTTTACTCTGCCTTTGACTTCCTCGATGCCGTGTACAAGCCTTTCGGCTTCACCTACAAAGTCGGTCTCTCTACGCGTAACCCCAAGAAATGGATGGGCGAACTCGAGCTCTGGAACAAGGCTGAGAACACGCTCCGAGAGGTCCTCGAGCAAAAGGTCCCTGGTAACTGGCACGTcaacgaggaggatgccGCGTTCTACGGTCCCAAGTTGGATTTCCAATTGACGGAtgctttgaagaggaacTGGCAATGTGGTACCATCCAG CTCGACTTTAACCTCCCTGAGCGATTCAACCTCAAATACCACTCTGCCGAACAAAACCCGGACGGCACCCAATTCGCTCGACCAGTCATGATCCATCGTGCCATTCTTGGTTCCCTCGAGCGATTCATCGCCATCATTACTGAATCCACCGGTGGCAAATGGCCCCTCTGGCTGTCCCCCCGACAGGTCGTCGTGATCCCCGTCGCCAAGCCCTTCACCGAGTATGCCCAAAAGGTGGCCAAGACTTTCCAGGAAGCTGGTTTGTATGCCGAAGTAGACTTGACGGATAACACTCTGAACAAGAAGATTAGAAACGCACAGACCGCTCAGTGGAACTTCATCATGG TTGTTGGCCAGGATGAACTCGACGCCCAAGCCGTTAACATCCGTAATCGTGACGATGAAGTGCAAGGTCGAGAGGAGACTGTCGTGCTCAGCCGTGCTGTCGAGCAGATTGtcaagttgaaggagagcaagGCGGCCGTCAGTAAGTTTGAGTAA
- a CDS encoding pre-rRNA-processing protein ESF2, which translates to MPSKTPNKRLRDIESEVDETGSQIEEQINATASTSTSKPALSSHETEGSFIIKTKKKKKSPTPGIVFISRVPPGMTPQKVRHLMGRWGDIGKVYAQRRDAPGGYNPNSTNQKKQKHASANFTEAWVEFLDKSVAKTVASMLNAQVIGGKKGDRWRDDVWTMKYLSGFKWEMLGEQIAYEKQAHQARLRNEITRAKTEQNEYLKNVELARTLEKRKTKKAAAGGSSEGAANQDAQSRSYRQRKVVEKSKTLEGQGMDGVLNNIFG; encoded by the exons ATGCCTTCCAAAACTCCAAACAAACGATTACGCGACATTGAGTCAGAAGTAGACGAGACCGGCTCTCAAATTGAGGAACAAATCAATGCGACAGCCTCCACTTCGACTTCGAAGCCTGCTTTATCTTCCCACGAGACTGAAGGCTCGTTTATTATCAAAActaagaaaaagaagaaatctcCAACCCCTGGTATTGTGTTCATCTCGAGAGTGCCCCCTGGTATGACTCCGCAAAAGGTAAGGCATTTGATGGGCCGTTGGGGAGACATCGGGAAAGTGTATGCGCAACGGCGAGATG CTCCTGGTGGTTATAACCCAAATTCCACGAAtcaaaagaagcaaaagcatGCCAGTGCCAACTTTACTGAGGCCTGGGTAGAGTTTTTGGATAAGTCCGTGGCGAAGACGGTTGCTTCGATGTTGAATGCGCAAGTAATTGGTGGCAAGAAAGGCGATCG atggagagatgatgTCTGGACAATGAAGTACTTGAGCGGATTCAAATGGGAGATGCTCGGTGAACAAATCG CATATGAAAaacaagctcatcaagctcGTCTTCGAAATGAGATTACGCGGGCCAAGACCGAGCAGAACGAATATCTTAAGAACGTCGAGTTGGCCCGTACTCTCGAGAAGCGTAAAAccaagaaggctgctgcCGGTGGATCTTCGGAGGGTGCAGCAAACCAAGATGCTCAATCTAGGAGTTATAGACAGAGGAAGGTTGTGGAGAAATCCAAAACTCTGGAGGGCCAGGGAATGGACGGAGTGTTGAACAACATTTTTGGATAA
- a CDS encoding efflux protein — MTGLTLEEKYLYLPSSSSTAVNTPAATDDKPFVFPTSELSRATSKISTKSADGKEKAKDELESGQQTPVENYLPALEYVPPQKVILSKSKRILLGAVMMSTTFVASATLSSSLLCIPNSAKDLGVTELQAQWISSAYSLANGCGLLVSGRLADLYGRKWLYLLGMAAFLILNVISGVVRNYIGICVLRAFAGLAVSVALPAAFGIIGVTFDSEPGRTIAFAALALGYPVGSGPGMIIAGVISSISARAWQYVFFILAGLSLFPVVGGVFSIPPEPSKKDNGNRRVDWMGAFLITAGLSLFSFALTQSGLVEKGWRTPYIPVVLVISILLIVLYGFWEHFVEKKTSIPPLSRLVIFSRRQWKVTAILVVSFFAYVPIAGWMYLTTIWFQNYKQESALMNAVHILPAPVVGVIACVLVPLLAPKIRAPYLLMFGGFSTAAANWLLAIRPEGEVYWAHEFLSCVFNPFGADFTVGIGSVLISNLVSEDEQSLAGALFQTALQIASTVGVCICSLMQTEITAQSGSLLTGLRDTFWMSAAFSWTSAIIAFITLRKVGLAKDVGKEE, encoded by the exons ATGACTGGGTTAactttggaagagaaatACCTCTACCtcccgtcttcttcatccactgCCGTCAACACTCCGGCTGCAACTGACGACAAGCCATTCGTCTTCCCCACAAGTGAGCTTTCTCGTGCCACTAGCAAAATCTCGACGAAGTCAGCggatggcaaggaaaaggcgaAAGATGAGTTAGAATCCGGTCAGCAGACTCCAGTCGAAAACTACTTGCCAGCCTTGGAGTACGTTCCTCCCCAAAAGGTGATTCTGTCCAAAAGCAAGAGGATATTATTGGGTGCCGTCATGATGAGTACCACATTCGTCGCA TCTGCCACTttgtcttcatctcttctttgtaTCCCCAACTCTGCCAAGGACTTGGGTGTCACTGAATTGCAAGCCCAGTGG ATCAGTTCCGCCTACTCATTAGCCAATGGCTGTGGGCTTTTGGTATCTGGGCGTCTGGCTGATTTGTATGGGAGAAAGTGGCTGTATCTGCTTGGTATGGCTGCTTTCCTGATCTTGAATGTCATTTCTGGTGTTGTTCGA AACTACATTGGTATTTGTGTTCTTCGTGCCTTCGCTGGTCTCGCTGTATCTGTTGCCTTGCCTGCTGCGTTTGGTATCATCGGTGTTACTTTCGACAGTGAACCTGGGAGGACTATCGCCTTTGCTGCTTTGGCTTTAGGCTACCCTGTTGGCTCTGGACCAGGCATGATCATTGCCGGTGTGATTTCAAGTATCAGCGC TCGGGCCTGGCAATATGTCTTTTTTATCCTTGCTGGTCTTTCCTTATTCCCTGTTGTGGGCGGTGTGTTCTCGATACCTCCGGAGCCCTCAAAGAAAGACAACGGAAACCGACGAGTCGATTGGATGGGCGCATTTCTCATCACTGCTGGTTTGAGTTTGTTCAGTTTCGCACTCACTCAGAGTGGTTTGGTTGAGAAGGGGTGGAGAACACCAT ATATTCCTGTCGTTCTTGTcatttccattcttttgATCGTTCTCTACGGTTTCTGGGAGCACTTCGtcgaaaagaagacttccattcctcctctttcaaggcttgtcatcttctctcgccGGCAATGGAAGGTCACTGCCATCTTGGttgtctctttctttgcctATGTTCCCATTGCT GGTTGGATGTATCTCACAACTATCTGGTTCCAGAACTACAAACAAGAAAGCGCTCTCATGAACGCCGTCCACATCTTGCCCGCCCCTGTCGTCGGTGTCATAGCTTGTGTGCTTGttcccctcctcgcccCCAAGATTCGAGCACCATATCTTTTGATGTTTGGCGGCTTTTccactgctgctgccaatTGGCTCTTAGCCATTAGGCCCGAGGGTGAAGTCTATTGGGCTCACGAATTCTTATCTTGCGTGTTCAACCCCTTTGGCGCCGATTTCACTGTCGGTATTGGCTCAGTTTTAATCTCGAATCTCGTTTCTGA AGATGAGCAATCTCTGGCGGGAGCTCTTTTCCAGACCGCTCTTCAAATCGCCTCCACTGTTGGCGTTTGCATCTGCAGTCTCATGCAGACTGAAATCACTGCCCAATCAGGCTCCCTTCTCACAGGTCTGCGAGACACTTTCTGGATGTCTGCTGCTTTCTCTTGGACTT CTGCTATTATTGCGTTTATCACCCTCAGGAAGGTTGGACTCGCTAAGGATgttgggaaagaagagtaa